CGGTGAAATCATCGTCCTGATTGCTTTGAATATTGCGGCGCTGCCGCAGTAAGGAAGAAATTTCGCTGATCAGCCGGTCACTGTCGTAATCGTCCTCGGCGGAGATGCTCATTTGGCTGACATCGCGGGAGGAGGTGCGCCCGCCGAGGCGCCGCTGCATGGTGGTGAGCGGCACAACGATGGTGTCGTCCTGATCGCCCATACCAGCCTGACCTTTGGCTTTCAGCAGGCCGATCACTTGCAGGGAGGCCTGGCCGACTCGGATCTTTTTACCGATCGGGTCTTCGCTGCCGAAGAGTTCGGTTTTGACGGTGTTACCAATGACGGCAACCGCTTCGCCCGTGCGGGCATCCGCTTCGGTGAAGAAGCGTCCTGCGGCGAGTGACCATTTATTGATGCTGAAGTAGTCTACTGTCGTGCCGGTAATGCTGGTATTGCGGGCCTCTTGCAGATAAATGGTGCTGAGTGATGCTGTGCGCACCGGGGCGATGGCGGCCACCCCAGAGATTTGTTCGGCGATCGCCGTGACATCTGACTCGGTGAAGTTGGGAACACCTGCGGAGGATGCCCGGGGCCCGAAGCCGGAGCCAGGCCGGACCATGACCAAATTACTACCCAGATCGGAAATCTGGTTTTTCACGGCGGCGGTCGTGCCTTCGCCCAGGGTGACCATGGTGACCACAGCGGCGACGCCGATGATGATCCCGAGGTACGGTGAGGAATGCGCGGGTTAAATTGCGTTTAATCTCCCGAAGGGCGATTAAGAAAGCGTTGGTGAGCATAATAAGCATAGCGATTACAGGGCTGCGATTTGGTGGTGTGTCTGATCGTGATCAATGAGGCCATCAATCACGCGCACGGTGCGTTTGGCATACTGAGCGACATCATCTTCGTGAGTGACCATGAGAATCGTAATGCCGCGATGACTGTTGAGTTGGGTCAAGAGCTCCATAATTTCACAAGTCGTTTGTGAGTCCAGATTGCCGGTGGGCTCATCGGCGAAAAGCGTGCTGGGATTGGTCACAATCGCCCGAGCAATGGCGACGCGTTGTTGCTGTCCTCCCGAGAGCTCGGCTGGTGTGTTACGCTCCTTGTCGGGGAGCCCGACTTGGGCGAGTGCCCGGCGTGCCATTTCATGGCGTTCGGCGCGCTTGATGCCACGGTAGAGCAGGGGCAGTTCGACGTTTTCGATGGCACTGGTGCGGGCGAGTAAGTTGAAGCCTTGAAAGATGAAGCCCAGAGCGTCGCGTCGCAACAGGGAGCGTTGCACCGAGTTTAAGCTTTCCACGGCAATCCCTTCATAGCGATAGGCACCTGTAGTGGGCCGGTCCAGGCAGCCGAGCAGGTTCATCAAAGTCGATTTACCCGAGCCGCTGGGCCCCATGATAGAGACGAATTCACCTTTCTCGATCTTTAGGTTGATGCCCTTGAGAGCCTGAAATGCGGCGCTGCCCTGACCGTAGGTCTTGGTCAGATTATTCAACTCGATGAGAGTGGAGGTGGGTGTGCTCATAGTCTGGTATTACTTTCACTGAGGATGACTTGAGTGCCTTCGCTGATTTCGTCTGAGATGACTTCTGTGTAGCTGCCATCGCTAATACCGAGCTGGACTTCGACTGGCTTGGGGTGGCCTTCTTCAAGTATCCAAATGGTGGATGCACCATCGGTTTTAGTCGGCATCATGCCTTCTGGGCGGCTACCTTTTTGAGAACCAGGCCGTTTCGGGCGCGGGATCAGACTATCAAGAAAAGAGGTTTTTTCCGTGCTTGCTTTGGGGCCGAGTTGATCGGGAGGTGTAGGGGTGAAGCGCAGTGCGGCGACCGGAACGATGAGCACGTTTTGATGATGTGCCACGTCGATGTCGGCAGTG
The nucleotide sequence above comes from Coraliomargarita algicola. Encoded proteins:
- a CDS encoding ABC transporter ATP-binding protein is translated as MSTPTSTLIELNNLTKTYGQGSAAFQALKGINLKIEKGEFVSIMGPSGSGKSTLMNLLGCLDRPTTGAYRYEGIAVESLNSVQRSLLRRDALGFIFQGFNLLARTSAIENVELPLLYRGIKRAERHEMARRALAQVGLPDKERNTPAELSGGQQQRVAIARAIVTNPSTLFADEPTGNLDSQTTCEIMELLTQLNSHRGITILMVTHEDDVAQYAKRTVRVIDGLIDHDQTHHQIAAL